In the Ictidomys tridecemlineatus isolate mIctTri1 chromosome 10, mIctTri1.hap1, whole genome shotgun sequence genome, AACCCTGGACTCCAAATTCAAGTTCTGACACTGTTGTCTGGGTGATTCTGGGcaacttcttttctctctgaGGCTGTTTGTTGGCAAAATGAAGAGTTGAAATTCCCTGTGTGATCTTCTAGGGCTCATGTGGTTTACATTCCATGGGACTAAAAATGTCATGTCACCAGTTTGAAGGTCTCAGCATGTAGGCCCAGAGGTCCTGAGTTGTGATAACCTTATTCAATGACTCCCTTCCTTCTTCACTTGTCCCAGTCTCCAGGTACGCTATGGCAAGGTGTGGAGTGACTATGTGGGTGGCAAATCAGGAGACCTGGAGGAGATCTTTTTGCACCCTGGTGAATCAGTGATTCAGGTGTCTGGCAAATACAAGAACTATCTGAGGAAGCTGGTCTTTGTGACAGACAAGGGCCGCTACCTGCCTTTTGGGAAAGACACAGGCACAAGTTTCAACGCTGTCCCCTTGCACCCCAACACCGTCCTTCGATTCATCAGTGGCCGAGCTGGTTCTGTCATTGATGCCATCGGCCTGCACTGGGATGTCTATCCTTGCTGACTGCAGCAGCAGCTGAGCTCCAGCCTCCTCCATGGGGCACAGGGCACTGCGGTGGGGCATGAGAACTCCCTTATAATAACCCCCATCCAATTGGCTTAATAAAAGGTTAAACATGGTTAAAACTAGCATGTATGTGGGTGTCTATGGTTGGGATCTACCTCCTGATTTTGATAAGAACATGCCACTCACATTTCTGGCTCTCTGTTAGATACTAATCTGGGAAAAGTAGGAGGATGAGGAAGGGAATTATAAAATACTGgacttttctttataatttatcaaGAGGAGATATTTTCTGGCTTGTGCCAATTCTTTTCAAGGATAGATCCTAAGAATGTTTACCCAAATAGGAGGTCTGAGGCTAGGCTAAGGCCTAGTTGTGGCTTACTGCCAAAACCTGAAATGTCCTATTTTCCAGCTCTCCTCTCCCCTGGTCCTTCTCTTGAAAAAAAGTGCTTCTCTGCTAGAAAAATGTCACCTTACTCTATTGAACCAAACCCAGTCAATGTATGTAGTAATCCTAGACCATTATCCTTTGTCCTTTTCTAGAATCCACCTAACTCCTGAAGTTTAGCCTAAGTTTATGTTGAAGGACTCTGCCCTATTACTTCACCCCAGTTCTTCTCACCATTACCCATAAGCCCTGACATCCTTGTTTACCTCTCTCAGAACTAGGACTCTTTCCTCAGGCAATAACCACCTCCCCAACAGTGTAGAAGCTTGTCAGCACCATGCTCAAAAAAGGAAATTCCAAAGAGGAAAGATTTTCATTGTGGGTTGCCATGAATATAAGGGGTTGGTTAGAATTCAGGGGAAGCATCAGGGTAACTGGATGCTTTAAGAAAGGATATAAAGTTgctatggaaataatttttaggaCTCTAGTTTCCAGTCTTAGAATACTAACAGTTTTTTGTTGGTAGCGGTGGGGAGTTACACATTGCTTCTGACAGATTTATTCATATCACAGGAAATGTCAGAGTCACATTTCTTCTCAATTAGAGTCCCATTTCTTTTCAACTAGACAAAGATAACAGTTTCAcacatgtaattttataaatattcacattCTAGAAATGAGCTCATGACTAGCCTGTTTTTATAATTCCTTGCTTTTCAATAATTCCATGGAACAGAATATTATGCCTtcgtaattatttttattgagatataaaccaggggctggggatgtggctcaagcggtggcatgCTCACCTGGcgtgtgtgtggcccgggttcgatcctcagcaccacacacaaacaaagatgttgtgtccgccgataaaataaaaaaataaatcaatattaaaattctctctctctcctctctctctccctctctcactctctctttaaaaaaaaagagatataaaccaaaacataaaattcacccctttaaagtgtgcaattcagtagttttttaaaaatattttttatttattaatggacctttatattatttatttatatgtggagaattgaacccagagcctcacacatactaggcaaatgctctaccattgagccacaaccccagcctttttttttttttttagtatagtcAAAAGATTATGTAATCATCACCTCTCTTTAATTCTAGAATActttcatcaccccaaaaagaaatccagccaggcctggtggcacatgcctataatcccagtaacttgggaggtagaagcaggaggatcacaagcttgaggtcagtctcagcaacttggtgaaaccctgtatcaaaataaatcataaaaaggactggggatgtggctcagtagctgaaTGCccattggttcaatccccagtaccaaaattaataaataaagagaaaagaaaaaagaaattcagtacTCATCTGCAGTCACTCTCTATTCTGTTGTCCTTATCTACTTTGtacagatttgcctattctggatttTACACATACAGATGGAATAATACCATAATATggctcttttctctttattttgagacagggtttcactaacttgcccagactggcttcaaacttgtgaaaGCAgttcaagttgctggaattataagcaAGTGCAGCTAGTCAAATGACTTTATTGATGCTGTTACAAACATATTTTCCAGAGGATGCTAAAGGAGCACAAAAAGGGCAACTAATTGTTGCTGGGGGTGTCGGGAAAGACTTTGTGTAGGAAGGAGTgcgcatatgtgtatgtgtggatGCAGGCAAGCAGGACTAGGGCCCACATGACACAGGAATAAGAAGATATGAAAATTACAGAGCTGTGGATATAACTCAATGGTGGAACACACACTTAGCATGAACTCAGTCCTGGGTCCTGGATCCAATAcctgggggaagaaaaagaaagaaaagcagaccaCAAGTGGTTCAATACATCTAAAATGCAAAGGATCACAAGACCTATGGAAAGGCAGGGCCCATAAATGTCATGCTAAATAATTTAACCCTTATTTTATGGGCTATAGGGAGGCATTGAACCAAGAGTTTACCCAGAAGACTAGTAGGATTTATATGAATGCATCATTTTTCTGTTGTAAGTGGTGAAAATAAATTGcaggtgagggctggggctatagctcagtgaggcactgggtttgatcctcagcaccacattaaaaaataaataaataataaaggttaaattttaaaaactgcaggTGAACAGAATGAGATAAGAAAGTTAAGAAACCAAGTttagataaaaaataatgaatgtttgAACAAAGGCAGTTaccaagagaagaggaagaattgGAGAGATTGGGGGTAGAAGGGAAGATAGACACTGAACATTTGAGGGTGAGTGAAAGatactttcataatttttaatggaTCTTAGGTTCATGAGTCATGCTGCACATGGTGATTCCCACATGTAATTCCAGCaaattgagaggctgaggcaggaggatcataaatttgtgtccagcatcagcaacttctcaaaatttttaaaatttaaagaaagggctgaggatgtagtttggGCAACTGGGAAGAGAAGGGTATCATCCTCTGAGatgggaaataaaaaaaggaaaaactaattagTTCTTAGACTTGTTGAATTCTGAGGTATCTGGTACATCCTGGTTGAGATACAATATTATTATGCAAAATAGCATCGAAGAATAAAgtttttgttaagattttatttttgacaaatacTATTTATATTTAAGAGGTACAATAGGATGTTCTAACATGTTCATGATGTGAAATAATTATATTAGGCTAATTAACAAAATCTACcccttatatatatttttttgtatcaggaattaaatccagggacacttaaccattgggtcacattccaagccctttttatattttttggttttgtttctgtttttgagacaaggtctcaccaatttgcttagggcctctgagttgctgaggctggctttgaacctgtaatcttcctgactcagccttctgggttgctagaattataggtgtgcaccactatgcctggccatgtgctaatttttttttgtaatgaaaacacttaaaatctgCTTTTAGCAATTCTGAAATATACAatgcattatatatatgtgtgtgtgtgtgtgtgtgtgtgtgtgtgtgtgtgtgtgtgtgtgttgtggatggacacaatacctttattttgcttatttttatttttatgtggtgccagggatcgaacccagtgcctctgcttcatgtatgctaggtaagagctctaccactgagccacaaccccaacccctatacAATGCATTTTTACTAATTATAATTGCCATTTCCTGCAACAGATTACTAAAGCTTATTCTCCTGTCCAACAGAAACTTTGAATCCTTTGATCAATCTCTTCCCTTCCCCATCTACCACCCTCtgccagcctctggtaaccatcaTCCCACTTCCCACTTTTCAACACCTTTAGATTTCTCATATGAGTGAGACCATGCAGTATTtgtctggctaatttcacttatcaCAATGTCTTCCAGGTCCATCCATGTTATCTCAAATGACAGGATTTgggaataaatctttatttatttatttatttggtttttattagttacacatgacagtacaatgatcttgacaaattatacatttgaatcaattggggtataatttctcatttttctgattgtacaggttgcagaatcacattggtcatacagtcacctatatacatacagcaataataatgtctattttattctgctgcccttcctatccccaggAATAAACCTTGATgcagatttttttcaatattttgttgatgatggatctttatttatatgcagtgctgagaatcgaacccagttcctcatgcatgttagactttaccactgagctcaaccccagccctgaagcgGATTTTAAATGGAGCAACCTAAGTTCATGAGTCATGCACATGAGGTGATTCACAtacgtaatcccagcaacttggaaggctgaggcaggaggatcaaaagttgtaGCTAGCCTCAGCAGcacagtagtaaagcacccctgggtaagattcccagtaccaaaagaaaaaattaaaaaacagattcaTGAGTCATTAGCATAGAAACAATGACATTCAAGTGATGAATGTGAAAGAAATAACCTCAAGAAAACTATGggtatataaaataagaaaaaggctGAAGTCAGAGGATTGGGGTATAGAAGAGGCTGAAGATtctggaaaaaggagaaaaatgatggGATCAAGTCTTTAAAAAGATTGAAGAGGATAATTTATGAAGATAATGAAGCAGGAAACTTTGAGGGAAAAAGGGGGGGAAATTATAATTAGTGGGATTACAGCTTGGTTTGTATACAAACTAAAACAAGGGAATTCATAGCTAACCTTTATTTGTTCAGTTAAATAAATAAGGCTACTTGCTATATCAGTCAGATTCTACCAGAGAAACAGGACCAGTAGGAGACATGCTTACATATGCATACAGGAATTTATTGTGTTCAAAAAAATTATAGCCACAGGGGGTAgggtatgcctataatcccagctactggggaggctaaggtgAGAGGATtgtcaagttcaaggcctgctcaggaacttagcaagatcttcagcaacttattgagaccctgtctcaaaataaaaaacaaaaaggcctcgggatgtagctcaatggtaaagcaccattggcttcaatccccagtacctaaataaataaaaaataaaaatatagaagtcCACTGTTTTGGACTAAGCCTTAAAAGCCcacactaaaaattaaaatgaagtaatCTGTGCTAAAGTTCTACACCCAAAATGAAGCCAGCCTTCCAAAAAATCAGGAgggaaaaaaacctcaaattTCCTAAATAGCCAGTTTCAATTGACATGATAATGAAGTTTCTTGCAAAGGGTAATCTGAAGTAACTTTGTTAACAAATCAGTTATTTTCCTATGGTTTCATATTCTTATGCCCACTTTGAGAGGAAATAAACTTTGAAATGACCCATCCCTTCTTCAttctgtttctgctttctttagcCTGTCTATAAAACCAACCCCTTTCATTGAGCTCATGGAAATATTATTCTATGTATTAGCCTGATTCTAGTATTATGGAAAAATCAGACTGGTGAGAAACTCAGTGACACTCAGCGAACCTCAATGGGCTCCCACTTGAAAATTCTGGGCCCTAAGCAGTGAGCTTACAGGGTTTTTATAGGGCGGTGCAGGAGATCGGGTTATAAGGGTGGTACTGGCTGCTAATAGGTGGGTTTGAAATTTGGGTTGCTCAAGTGGGAACAGCAGCTAGGGCAGGGCAGTAAATCTGGCTACAGAAGCAGAAATGGCCAGTTATCTCTGTGAAGAGACTTCTACTTGGTTCTGGGCCCACCTCTGGTTTAACTGATAACTTCTCCTGTGGCCTACTGGATCTGTTTTGGATATTTTTCCTGTTCATTCCCCTCTTTTGGTGCTTTTTCCAACTTGTGGATCAGCATCAACCTCAGGATGTTGGGAGAGTGAAACTCCTCATTTTCATCAGGTTCCTCCTGGCCAAGGGGCCTATATTGGGTTACTAGTAGTTACAGTTTGATTGACTCTAATCATGGATGAAAGTGGGTAATGAGATTGAGGATACAAGGACCCAATAAAAGTGCCAACAGGATTATGAGGAGGGAGCCAGTCACGTGGAGGAGCCATGAAGGTCAACTCCAGATGTTATTCCAGTGGCTCCAGGAATCTGCTAATTCCTGTCATTTATGTGGAACTCAGTCCTATAGTTGCTGGGCCATATCCCTGATGATCTCCAATTGGTTTGCATAACAGCATTCTTCATTTAGGAAGAGTCAGATTCCTCCCTTTTCAGCTGTTATTAAGTCTATTCCCCTCCTATTTTGCAAAACTACCTCAGCCAGATAGGGGTACTAATGATTTGGCCCACTTGTTCAGTATCATGTTAAGTCCTTAAATGGTTTGTAGTAAAAGGTGGTTGATGAAGTGATTCCTCCAATGCCTGTACCTATTCTGGCTATTATCCCCAATCCAATTAGCAGCAGTATGAACTGGATGGCTCTCCTTGATTGTAGATGGGCCATGAGGTTATGGGGAGGGTTTGGTTATTAGCTACTATGTTCATCTGAGGGATAAGGAAGGCCAAAGCACAGGTCCTTGTCTAATTAGTGGGCAGACATACATAAGCCTTCTGTCTCACATATAATGAATAGGCCTTGTTGGGGGTGGCACCATGTTGTGTTTGTGGGCCATCCACCTGTTAATGCTTGGTCACGTTGGTCCCTAGTTAAATTGCCAATGAAGGCTCTGCCCCTTCATTGCTGTCATGCATTCAGGAGCCTGTTGAGTCAGTATGACTGCCCCTAAATGGGTCTCATGGATGAATTTGGAGGGGGCTCTGTGGCTGTAAAATTTCCCAATAGTATTGGCGTGGCTAATAAGTAATCCATGGATAAGCACAACCAGCAATATTTGGCCAGCTGAAGGTTGGTATCATTAAGAAGGTAGTGGGGCTGCACTTAGCAACAGGTCCAACTGGGAGTCCAAATTAAGAGGCGTGGGTGGTTTGTATGGAATAAGGGAGTGGGGAGTGGGTGCACAAGTCCGGGCCCACCCAAGAGACTGAAGGGATGATGAGGCCTGGGTTGAAGGTAACAAGTAGTTCCCCAAGTTCCACAGTAGCCATTCCATAAACATAAGTTGTCCCCTTATGTCTGCATGGTTGTCTGTGGAGAGGCAGGGTGTAAAATGAGTGCTGGGTTCAGTGTACTGGGAGCACGTGTAGCGAGCATGTGGAAAGGGAGGTATGTATTTTATGATAACAAAGTATGAAAGATAGGTAACAACATAAGTTCCCTTTCCCATTGTCAGTTTGCTAGGGTTATAGTAACCCATAAAAGAGAGGTGGCAAAGTGTAATCCAGGAGCATtaatagctgaaaggaatggggAGGGGAGTGTGTTCAGGCTATAGACAACCAGACAGCAGCACAACTTCCTACTCTAAGGAGATAGCAGGAGGCTAGTCACAATCTCTGACCCATGTCCAATCTTAGGGTTCAGTGACATCTAATCCAACAGCAAGGCATATAGCAACAGTGCTTATTAGCAGCAAGGGATAGATGTGACAGAGGGggttcatttatattttgatagGTGAATCCTCAAGCTTCTGCTGTGCACTGACCGACCAGCCTCTGGAGTACGGTCAGAGCAGGGCTGGAGTTCTATTTGCTGTGGATTCCTGGGTCATTCTCTGTGCTTAATTTAATGGGGGTAGTTGGGTCCCATACTGTTTGCCAATTGTTAGGGTCTGTTAGAATTGCATTCTTCATCTAGGAGTGATGGATCCAGGGAGTAACACATGCAACCTTAACAGAAGTGGGAATTGCCAATATTACCAGATGGGGACCAGTGGGCTGGAATGGCTCCTTTTTCCAATCCTTTACCCAAATCATGTCTCCTGTTTGGTGGGGATGAGCCCAGTTACCCATGGGGATGGGGATCCTTTCTGAAACTTCTTGGAAGGtatggtgtaggatttttcccaGGGCTTGGAGATGTCAAGACATTTCCAAGTTTCCAATCTGCTTGAGGTCTCCCCTAAACCTGAGAGGGGGATCTGCCATAGAGAATCTCAAAGGATGAGTGGTTAACCAGAGGGTTGTGGGGTACAGTGTGCTCTTTGTAGGGCTAATGGTAATATTACCATTCAGGGGGACTGAGTTTCCTGGCAGAGTGCAGCTAAAGTGGTTTTCAAGATCCAATTCATGTGCTCTACTTTACCTGAGCTTTGAGGTCTATATGCTGCTTggagtttccattttatttttaacatctgaGCCAGGCCTTGGTCTATTTCTGCAATGAAGCCCAGTCTATTATCTGATCCGATAGAGAGCAGAAGCCTGTATCTGGGAATAACTTCTCTCGAAAGGGCCTTTACTACTTCTGCCTTTTCTGTGCTTCTAGGAAAAGCTTCAACCCACCCTGAATAAGAACAGACAAGGACCAGGAGGTATTGGTATTCCCAACAGGTCTTGACCTCTGTGAAATCTATCTGCACATCCTTGAAAGGCCTGGTTCCTGTTGTTTGTACCCCGGGGCTTAATTTAGTGTTAGTTTGTGCACATGTGCTACAATACTGGGGCAAAGAGTCTTTGGTCAGGCAGCTTCCACCAGCTACcttcttcctttattcctttgCCTACTGTTCCTCTTCCTTAGTATAATTAGGGGTAGGAGGCAGCTCTGGGGCCCTCAAGAGCTTGGTGGTTTGATTCAGCTCTCTGAGGGAACTTAGTTTCTCTGCAGCCTCCTTTGCCACCCGGTCAGCCAGGTGATTTCCCCTGCTGACACAGTCTGAGCCTTTTTTGTGGCCCCTGCACCCTGGGATGGCTCCCAGACTGCATCCATCATTTGgagatttttcttccttcttcttaatCTCTTTTCCTTCTGATGTCAGTAGCTTTCTTTCCTTGTAGATCACTACATTCACATGCAGGGTGGCAAAGGCATTCTTTGAATCAGTATAGATTTTGCCCATCATAATGCCTGGGCCAATGCCCAAAGTTGAGCTAGCTATGTGTACCATCCTTGCAACAGGGCTTCAGCCTATGTGATATCATTAGCAGCAGTGACTCTGAACCCAGCTTTCCATTGTCCTCTCTGGACAAATCTGCTTCCATCTGTAAAGAGTTCAAGTTCCGAATCTGTGAGGGAGACATCCATTAAGTCTGGTCTGTTACAGTCAACTCCATCCATCATTTCCTCACAGTTGTGATCTGGAGGCCCTTTGTCTGTTGGCAGGAAAGTAGCAGTGTGATGGCAAAACCAGACCTGGTTAtgaaatgaaattacaaaaacaTTACAATAAGAAACCAATGCCTGGGGAAGGGGTCAGTTCTGCTCCCCTCTCTCagcctttctccaggaagcctaaTTAACCATGGGCCCCTACCTTTTGGGTTGTAAATAACTGCCCTAAGAATCTGACTACTCCTTCTTGAAATGTAACAGATGCCTGTGAAAAGAGCTGTCcttatctgtttctgtaagcATCCTTTATGTTAGAGACCCTGCACAGGGCCTTCAGCTGCATAGATTaggaaatgttttttgtttttttgttttttttttaaagaggaaagccCCAGTGATAGGGTGGGTCTAAGATGATGTCAAATAATCTATAAATATTGTGAAAAACTGTGGACCAGGGCTCAGaatttggagttttgttttcctctgggcCCGCCAGTGTAAAATAAAGTTTGGAGTTCTCCTCTCTTGAGTGCTGCTTGCTGTTTCTCGCCATCTGTTTCCCTGTAACAGCAGGGTTTGAATTCACATGGTTTCAAACCTGACTCATGAGTTTTCACATAGTAGTCCTTGATAATGAGCTACATTGGAACAGGTTAACCATTTGTGTCCTTGCCCATTCATTAGTGCCATGACAGCATGGGGAATCTCAACATTAATCCTATCCCAGGGTGTGCTTTTTGACTTCCTCGATTAAGGTTACCATACATAGCAGCCAAGGCCTGAAAACATGGTGGCCACCCTGAGGCAACTGGGTCCATGTGTTTTGACAGGTAGGCC is a window encoding:
- the Zg16 gene encoding zymogen granule membrane protein 16 codes for the protein MLTIAILALLCASASANAIQARSSSYNGEYGGGGGQRFSHSGNQLDGPITALRVRVSRYYIVGLQVRYGKVWSDYVGGKSGDLEEIFLHPGESVIQVSGKYKNYLRKLVFVTDKGRYLPFGKDTGTSFNAVPLHPNTVLRFISGRAGSVIDAIGLHWDVYPC